Genomic window (Mycosarcoma maydis chromosome 5, whole genome shotgun sequence):
CGAGATGACACAGCCGATTCGCAGCGTTTGTTGGAAGAAGCCCGCCTACAGTCCTCGTCGTACCGCCCTTCGTACGGAAGCACAAGCAATCACTAGGTTTTCCCAGCGCCAGTGTTTCAACTGGCAAGCTCACAAAAAGAGAACCCCATCGTGCGAGGTTTGGGCTCAGCCGCTTCTTGCACCAACAAGCACGGCCTTGATGTCCACCCTAAAAATCCTGGGCTGTTCAGCCCCTTTCTAACACACACGATGCTCCAATTTGTTCAGTTTGACCCGAACGGTACGCGGAATACAGAGCGAAGAAACACGCGAGCCTACGCTGTCAGCTGCGGCCTGCATTGGACACAACTACAGTCTCAGTCATGCAGTTTTACACTTTACTCGAGACTCCAGACAGTAAGGCTGGTAGGGCCAATGTAACCATCTTTTGTGCCGACCAACACGTTTGCTTCCTGAGTGAGTGGCGGAAGTTTGATTTTGTGTGGACCGTAGTTGAAGGCCCATAGCGCATTGGCGTTTCTTCTGAAGCGCAGATCGTGCCCGAGATCGGTTTTGTTGGCCTGGGGTGATTCGCCAAGGACAGTTTGCACGTTGGCCTTGGCTGCCAAATCGCCGAGGTACGATACCAGGAAATCGACCGGTGTATAGGCAGAAACGTAGTGAGTTTCCTTGTCGCcgtgcttgttggcgcACGTGGCGGGAGAGCCGTCGCGATAGCCATAGTAGGTGGCAGATTGCTCGATTTGCACCGACGCATTCTTGCCATCTCGGTCGCACTCGATCCATTCGACCCAGCCAGAGACGTTGTACTGGTTTCCATTGTACGAGATCATATCTCCGAAGCCCTCCTTGATCGTTTCGACGCGAACCACTTTCATAGGCAGCACATCGCGCACAGCGCCACTGCTCGGTGGCAGGCCGTCGGGGATCGACAGTGCAGCCACCTTGCTAGCGGAACGAGGTCCAAACACCGACAGACCCTTGTAGCCGGTCCAAGTTTGTACGAACTCATTGCCGATGATGGGCATGCTGGGCACAACCACCATCTTGTAGCCGTCAAGAGGCGTGGTGGTGCCGACAACGTCAATGTTGAGGCCCAGCCTACGCAGCGCAGTGTACCAGCTCATCACGAGAGGAAAGTACTGCATAGACGCGTCTTGAAAGCCTTCTATATCGACGTTCCACGTGCCCGATTGCGGTTCGGCCTCCATCAGCCATTGTGCAGCGTAATCGAACACGAGAGCCACTTGGGCCTGTCCCTCGGTCTTGGTCTGAACTGGCGCGTTGTCGGCTACATTACGCTTGCCCTTTTGCGACACAAACAGCCTCGACATCTTGGGCAAATCGTCGTGAACCacttgttgctgctcgacgtaGGCATGGTCAGCAACATTGTCGCGTCGAAGCATGGCAGCGTGCATCTGCTCTTGAGCAAACGGAACCTGACGCCATCGGAAAATGTTGGACATGCTTCCTCCGTGAGCAAAAGTCTCGTGCTGCCAAAGCCGTACCATTCCGAGCTTCGGAGACGGATTGTATCCGGCCCAGTTGACTGGTCCTGAGCGATTTCTACACGCGATCAGCCAGATCATAGTCAGTATGGACACATTGTGATTGACAGATAGAGATCTGGTGGGCGAACGATGCGAACGCCTTGAAACGCGCACACATTCGGAGCACATCAGTCAGTCTAGAGCCACATTGCTTCGGTGTTGACTCACCTGGTTGCTGTTCCATGATTCCGAACGGACCCGCCGTCTTGTTGTACGCAGCTCCAGCTACGCCACGATATAGGTCGTGATGAAAAGCTTGGAAGTCAGGTGTCCCTGTTCTGCCGtacttgatcttgtcggcGTCCGAGATCCATGAGAACTGCTCCGTGTTGCCCAACGGGTACGAATCCCATGTAACTAGATCAATTCCTGTCTCGCGAGCCAGTTTGAAGtggtcaaagtcgaggaATGCACCCATAAAGTTGGTGGTGATTGCCTTGTCCGAGTACTTGCGGATCATGTCCACCTGCTCCTTGGCATACTCGATAGCCATATCAGATGAGAAGTGGTAGAAGTCGAGGCGGCCAGCAGGACTACTCTCGGTCACTTCGAGCATGGGAAGCTCGATCTGATCGAAAGACTGATAGGTGGAGGACCAGAAGACGCGACCTTGCATCATGTTGTACAGGGtgatgttgttgttgtACTTGTTGCTCAGCCATTGCTGCCAGCGCTTGCGAGCGTTGTTGTCGTAAGTGCGGACGGTACCGTGACAGCCGAGCTCGTTATCGATCTGCCAGCCAACTACCGCCTCGTGACTACCGTACCGCTTGGCCATCGCTGCGACAAAGCGCTTCGAGAGCATCCGGTAATCGGTCGAAGAGAAGGAATAGTGCCTGCGCGAGCCAAACCTCCTCTGTCGACCTTGAGCATCGGCGCCGAGAATATCGTAGTTTTTCACTGCCCACACAGGCGGTGTCGCGGTTGGCGTGCCTAGAATCACCTTGACACCTTGCTGGTGCAACACTTGAATCGATCGATCCAGTAGCGACCAATCGTAGTTGCCATCGGTAGGCTCAAGGATAGCCCAGTCAAACTCGCTGATGCGCGCATACGAGAGTGTGGCATTGGCCATCCTAgctgcatcgtcagccCAGAGCAAGTCAGGCCATTGTGCAGGGTAGTAGTCGACAGCAAAGTGTAGTCCCTTGGGCCATCGCGAGGCGTCTGGCTTCAGGCTGGGCGAGAAAGGATAGGCTTTCGAGCTGTCGACGTCGGGTTGAATGTAGTCGCGAGAGAAGAGGCTCCAAGattcgagctcaagctcgtgCGAGCTCGGAAAAGCGGCTGATAAGCTTGGAAGCAGTGCTACAGAGGCGACGAGCGTTGTCCAGCTACCGGCCAACATTTTGGTTGCTAGGCGAACAAGCAACAAAGGCCAAGGACGAAGGATGTGGAGCCAAGCAAGGAAGAATCCAGCGATTACGTCGTTATATACGCAGCTAGAAATCTTGGCTCtgcatccgtgattgtcgCACGCTGCGAAGAACCAACGTTGCCAAGCGAGCACTTTCTCAGCGTGGACACACAGCACTCGCTTCAGCTTtcgcgagcttgacgagcgctTGGGACTCTGTTGGGCCCCGCATTTGTGGGGATGTATCAATGCAGAGCACTGGATCGACCACCTCGGTCCACCACGGCCCGAAGCCATCAATTGACCGGTGAAGCCTGTCGTGAGCGAAGCCGACTGTCCAAGACGAAAGACAGACGAAAGCGGTACAATTGTCAACCACGACCGTTGCACAGAACGACAAGCAGAGATCTCCGAACTGCGACAGCCGCGCTGGTTTTGTTAGCCTCTCGAATACTGCACGCCTCTCGTTCCACGTTCGCAAATCTTTCGTCTTTGGTTGCTGTCGCTCGCTCGGCTAACAAGCGTGACGACTgcacacagtcacgagtgccaCGCTCGTTGGTAGCGAGCACATGGTCGCGTAGTTGAACGGGTTTGATCGGTCTTTGACGCATGCAAACCCACACGCGTATTTTATCGTCACTATTGTTCTTTGGGTGTCGCTGGGCTCGACTGGGTCATAAAGCCGCCAGAGTTGCAGCGCGCAAAAGACGCACGACGGACGACGGACGACGGTTTGGCTGCCCACCTCCTGCTTCCCAAAGAGGCTCAGTTCACGacgacagtcacgagtgatggCCATCTAGACAATGTCGAAAACACAAGCTAGAGCAATAAAGTGCATGCGCTTGTCGTGACCGTGGTCTCGAACACAAACACACAAAAGGACATACCCAAGATTCATGGAGCATTGGCATTGCATTTCGTGGAAACATCTACTGGAAAAGCATTGAGACGTCAAAGTGACCTTCTGGCAGAACGAGGCTCAGACAGACGCTTTCTCGCGCAACCTGTTGTCGCGTACCCAAGCTGCCGACTTCCACGGCTTGACGTTCTCGGAATACAGCACCTCGACATCTTCGAGTGAGATGCCTTTTGTTTCAGGTACCATGAAGTATACCCAGACAAACGCAAAGACGAGCACTGAGCCAAAGATGAGCATGATGAACGGCCCGTATTGCGCCGCGACCTTGTTTGAAAAGAAGCTGAGCAGGAAATTGAACAGCCAGTTACTCGCCGACCCGAGAGAAATTGCTTTGGCTCTTGTAGGTGAGTTGAACGACTCGGAGAGGTACAGCCAAGGACCTGGACCCCAACAGCAGCTGTAGAAGAGCAGATGGATGATCGCAAAGGAGATAAATACTGCGCCCGCTTGGTGTTGCGATGCAGTGATGAGGTCCGCAGGTGTGTCCTTGGGTGCGGTCTTGTAGTGTCCTACGAAAGCGACGATGAAAGCACAGGCCGCTTCACAAGCCGCTCCGATGAGGAGAAGCGGGCGACGGCCGAGCTTTTCGATAGCAACTAGTGCAGGGAGCGTAGCGACGAGCGAAGCAGAACCGAGGATAAACTGGATCTGGAAGGGGTCGAGCGGAAGCGCCAGGGTGGAGCTGAGAAGAGGCAGGTAGTAGTAGTAGAAGTTCTGACCGTTAAGCTGCTGCAAAGTCTGGAGCATCATTCCGTTGATGGTACGCTTCCACATCTGGTTCTTGGCGGAAAAGCAGACAAGGTAAGAGCCCAGGTAGCTGCGACCGGCAAAGATGTTGTTCTCCTCATCGATACCCTGCTTCATctctgcaagctcggcttc
Coding sequences:
- a CDS encoding uncharacterized protein (related to beta-galactosidase) is translated as MLAGSWTTLVASVALLPSLSAAFPSSHELELESWSLFSRDYIQPDVDSSKAYPFSPSLKPDASRWPKGLHFAVDYYPAQWPDLLWADDAARMANATLSYARISEFDWAILEPTDGNYDWSLLDRSIQVLHQQGVKVILGTPTATPPVWAVKNYDILGADAQGRQRRFGSRRHYSFSSTDYRMLSKRFVAAMAKRYGSHEAVVGWQIDNELGCHGTVRTYDNNARKRWQQWLSNKYNNNITLYNMMQGRVFWSSTYQSFDQIELPMLEVTESSPAGRLDFYHFSSDMAIEYAKEQVDMIRKYSDKAITTNFMGAFLDFDHFKLARETGIDLVTWDSYPLGNTEQFSWISDADKIKYGRTGTPDFQAFHHDLYRGVAGAAYNKTAGPFGIMEQQPGPVNWAGYNPSPKLGMVRLWQHETFAHGGSMSNIFRWRQVPFAQEQMHAAMLRRDNVADHAYVEQQQVVHDDLPKMSRLFVSQKGKRNVADNAPVQTKTEGQAQVALVFDYAAQWLMEAEPQSGTWNVDIEGFQDASMQYFPLVMSWYTALRRLGLNIDVVGTTTPLDGYKMVVVPSMPIIGNEFVQTWTGYKGLSVFGPRSASKVAALSIPDGLPPSSGAVRDVLPMKVVRVETIKEGFGDMISYNGNQYNVSGWVEWIECDRDGKNASVQIEQSATYYGYRDGSPATCANKHGDKETHYVSAYTPVDFLVSYLGDLAAKANVQTVLGESPQANKTDLGHDLRFRRNANALWAFNYGPHKIKLPPLTQEANVLVGTKDGYIGPTSLTVWSLE